A genomic stretch from Kribbella amoyensis includes:
- a CDS encoding hemolysin family protein: MSATWALLISLVLLALNGFFVAAEFALVASKQHRLEQAAADGSRAARVALSGVRDLSLMLAGAQLGITLCTLGLGALAEPAIEHLLDPVFHAVGVPDEASHVIALVIAIGVVGLLHVLLGEMAPKSWAISNPETSALRLAMPFVLFTRLFRPALLALNAIANACLRLAKVTPQDELAQAHGPEELRILIESSGEHGTIDAAEHELLSAMLKVQETTVSEVMTPATDIAGVPPTATAREIELASRAAGRSRLAVVADGGVAGIVHVRDAVRASSFEQDVTAADLMNDAVRLPADKPVATAIRLLRDERSQLAIVHDAEGHIVGLVALEDMLEQVIGDFDDETDPVLVAARNLGDRRRAESTPQ; this comes from the coding sequence ATGAGTGCGACCTGGGCGTTGCTGATCTCGCTGGTTCTGCTGGCCCTGAACGGATTCTTCGTCGCGGCCGAGTTCGCGCTGGTCGCGTCGAAGCAGCACCGGCTGGAGCAGGCCGCGGCCGACGGGAGCCGGGCTGCTCGCGTCGCCCTGTCCGGTGTCCGCGATCTGTCGCTGATGCTGGCGGGTGCTCAGCTCGGAATCACCTTGTGCACGTTGGGACTGGGCGCTCTGGCGGAGCCTGCGATCGAGCACTTGCTCGACCCGGTGTTCCACGCGGTCGGCGTACCGGACGAGGCGTCGCACGTGATCGCGCTGGTCATCGCGATCGGCGTCGTGGGTCTGCTCCACGTCCTGCTCGGTGAGATGGCTCCGAAGTCGTGGGCCATCAGCAACCCGGAGACTTCCGCGCTGCGGCTCGCGATGCCGTTCGTCCTGTTCACCCGGCTGTTCCGGCCGGCGTTGCTCGCGCTGAACGCGATCGCGAACGCGTGCCTGCGGCTGGCCAAGGTGACCCCGCAGGACGAACTCGCCCAGGCTCACGGTCCGGAGGAACTGCGGATCCTGATCGAGTCGTCCGGCGAGCACGGCACGATCGATGCCGCGGAGCACGAGCTGCTGTCCGCGATGTTGAAGGTGCAGGAGACCACGGTCAGCGAGGTCATGACGCCGGCGACCGATATCGCCGGCGTACCGCCGACCGCCACCGCTCGGGAGATCGAGCTGGCGAGCCGAGCGGCCGGCCGGTCCCGGCTCGCGGTGGTCGCCGACGGCGGCGTGGCCGGAATCGTGCACGTCCGCGATGCCGTCCGGGCGTCCTCCTTCGAGCAGGACGTCACCGCGGCCGACCTGATGAACGATGCAGTGCGGCTGCCGGCGGACAAGCCGGTGGCGACCGCGATCCGGCTGCTGCGGGATGAGCGCAGCCAGCTGGCGATCGTCCACGACGCCGAAGGCCACATCGTCGGCCTGGTCGCCCTGGAGGACATGCTCGAGCAGGTCATCGGCGACTTCGACGACGAGACCGACCCGGTCCTGGTCGCGGCCCGCAACCTGGGCGATCGCCGCCGGGCCGAAAGTACACCGCAGTAG
- a CDS encoding MFS transporter — protein sequence MNDTADSGVNGSEDVEKATGRAWVGLAVLALPTLLLSLDVSVLYLALPSLSADLGADSTQQLWILDIYSFLLAGFLVTMGTLGDRIGRRRLLLIGAAAFGAASVLAASSSSPEQLIVSRAVLGLAGATLMPSTMALIRNMFPDPVQMGRAIGIWFSCFMGGVLLGPVIGGFLLEHFWWGSAFLLGVPVMVLLLITGPILLPEYRNPSAGRIDALSVVLSLGTILPAVWGLKELARSGWAVPPMMALVVGAGLGVVFVRRQRRLADPLLDLTLFRRPKFGAALGVMLAGGVVMAGISLQTALFLQVVEGLSPLRAGLWLIPQSIAMVAGLSASPAIAQRTGTAKAVAAGLILAAVGLLVVTGADGTGGVGFVVAGLAITSFGMGLPMALTAGLMLAAAPPERAGSAASLSETSGEGGIALGVALLGSLGTFVYRRSFEAGPPADVPAEIVAQARQSVTAAMLVAEELPGQSGTALATAAKAAFASSLDSVAGVGAIAFAGCAILAAVTLRDRAGQGLPATRGQDSADAGRPISGGHGGQSVDRSEGMDA from the coding sequence ATGAACGACACCGCAGACAGCGGCGTGAACGGGTCGGAAGATGTGGAGAAGGCGACTGGGCGAGCCTGGGTCGGCTTGGCCGTGCTGGCTCTGCCCACGCTGCTGCTGTCCCTGGACGTCAGCGTCCTGTACTTGGCATTACCGAGTCTGAGTGCCGACCTCGGCGCCGACAGTACTCAGCAGTTGTGGATCTTGGACATCTATTCCTTCCTGCTCGCAGGATTCCTGGTCACGATGGGCACGCTCGGTGATCGGATCGGGCGGCGCAGACTGTTGCTGATCGGGGCCGCGGCCTTCGGCGCGGCCTCGGTGCTGGCCGCCTCTTCGAGCAGCCCTGAGCAGTTGATCGTCAGCCGTGCGGTGCTCGGGCTCGCTGGTGCGACGCTGATGCCCTCGACCATGGCCCTGATTCGGAACATGTTTCCGGATCCGGTCCAGATGGGCCGGGCGATCGGCATCTGGTTCAGCTGCTTCATGGGCGGTGTGCTGCTGGGTCCGGTGATCGGCGGATTCCTGCTGGAGCACTTCTGGTGGGGGTCCGCGTTTCTCCTCGGTGTGCCTGTGATGGTGCTGCTGCTGATCACCGGACCGATTCTGCTGCCGGAGTACCGGAACCCGTCCGCGGGGCGGATCGACGCACTGAGTGTGGTGCTTTCGCTGGGCACGATCCTGCCGGCCGTCTGGGGGCTGAAGGAACTCGCCCGGTCGGGCTGGGCAGTCCCGCCGATGATGGCGCTGGTCGTCGGTGCGGGCCTCGGCGTCGTGTTCGTCCGGAGGCAGCGGCGGTTGGCAGATCCGTTGCTGGATCTCACGCTGTTCCGGCGACCGAAGTTCGGCGCCGCGCTCGGGGTGATGCTTGCCGGTGGTGTGGTGATGGCCGGGATCTCGTTGCAGACAGCACTCTTCTTGCAGGTGGTCGAAGGTCTGTCACCGCTGCGGGCTGGGCTCTGGTTGATTCCGCAGAGCATCGCGATGGTGGCCGGCCTCAGCGCGTCTCCCGCCATCGCACAGCGGACCGGAACAGCGAAGGCCGTCGCGGCCGGGTTGATCCTGGCGGCGGTCGGACTGCTGGTGGTGACCGGTGCCGACGGTACTGGTGGTGTCGGCTTCGTGGTAGCCGGGCTCGCGATCACGTCGTTCGGTATGGGGCTTCCGATGGCGCTGACTGCCGGCCTGATGCTGGCGGCTGCACCACCTGAGCGGGCGGGATCGGCCGCCTCGTTGTCGGAGACGAGCGGTGAAGGCGGCATCGCACTGGGAGTCGCGCTGCTCGGCAGTCTCGGGACGTTCGTGTACCGGCGTTCCTTCGAGGCTGGACCGCCGGCGGACGTTCCGGCCGAGATCGTTGCTCAGGCACGGCAAAGTGTCACGGCGGCGATGCTGGTCGCGGAAGAGCTACCGGGCCAGTCTGGTACGGCCTTGGCGACCGCCGCGAAAGCAGCCTTCGCCAGCAGTTTGGACAGCGTCGCCGGCGTCGGCGCGATCGCGTTTGCCGGATGCGCGATCCTGGCCGCCGTGACCCTTCGCGACCGGGCCGGTCAAGGGCTTCCAGCCACTCGTGGTCAGGACTCGGCCGACGCCGGCCGACCGATCTCTGGTGGTCACGGTGGACAATCGGTGGACCGATCTGAAGGGATGGACGCATGA
- a CDS encoding PPOX class F420-dependent oxidoreductase, translating into MTTEADRGSRENSRLELSDAARKLIDGANPAVLATTNPDGSPQTSVVWVGRDGDDVLVSTAAGRRKVLNLQRDPRASLLVIAKDDPDQYVEIRGAATVAEDAGRALAVQLAETYEGPGAGDEYLALPADHVRVAVRLVPHRLTGPAAG; encoded by the coding sequence ATGACGACCGAAGCCGACCGGGGAAGTCGCGAGAACAGCCGCCTGGAGCTCAGCGATGCGGCACGCAAGCTGATCGACGGAGCCAACCCCGCCGTTCTGGCGACGACGAACCCTGACGGCAGCCCGCAGACCTCGGTGGTCTGGGTGGGGCGGGACGGCGACGACGTCCTCGTTTCGACCGCGGCCGGGCGCAGGAAGGTGCTGAACCTCCAACGGGATCCGCGGGCCAGTCTGCTGGTGATCGCCAAGGACGACCCGGACCAGTACGTCGAGATCCGCGGCGCCGCGACCGTGGCCGAGGATGCCGGCCGCGCGTTGGCCGTTCAGTTGGCCGAGACCTACGAAGGGCCCGGGGCCGGCGACGAGTACCTCGCGCTGCCCGCCGACCACGTCCGCGTGGCCGTTCGCCTCGTCCCGCATCGGCTCACCGGGCCGGCCGCCGGCTGA
- a CDS encoding sigma factor-like helix-turn-helix DNA-binding protein, which produces MANDDDWLAERFEERRTHLRAVAYRMLGSVPEADDAVRQTWLRLDRAAVDGVQNLTGWMTAAVARVCLGLLRTRIVRGEDPLAVHLPEPTDGHAEDSEQQALLAEAVGLGLLVVLESLTPAERTAFVLHDLFGLPFDEIAATIDRSPAVARQLASRARRCVRSGASVPDPDRHRQREIVDAFFAAARAGDLDALVAVLDRDVVLRSDTGTARARRTVAVHGPEPVAAQVVMVTRLVPFARPALVDGAGGVVVAATPGRALPVLGFTVARGKIFAIDVLGDPQRVEEPSVATAE; this is translated from the coding sequence ATGGCGAACGACGACGACTGGCTGGCCGAGCGGTTCGAGGAGAGGCGGACCCACCTGCGGGCGGTGGCGTACCGGATGCTCGGCTCCGTCCCCGAGGCCGACGACGCGGTCCGGCAGACCTGGCTCCGGCTCGACCGGGCCGCGGTGGACGGCGTGCAGAACCTCACCGGCTGGATGACGGCCGCCGTGGCCCGGGTCTGTCTCGGCCTGCTGCGGACCCGGATCGTGCGAGGCGAGGATCCGCTCGCCGTACACCTCCCGGAACCGACGGACGGTCACGCCGAGGACTCGGAGCAGCAGGCCCTGCTGGCGGAAGCGGTCGGCCTGGGACTGCTGGTGGTGCTCGAATCGCTGACGCCGGCCGAGCGGACGGCGTTCGTCCTGCACGACCTGTTCGGCCTGCCGTTCGACGAGATCGCGGCGACGATCGACCGGTCCCCGGCCGTGGCCCGTCAACTCGCGAGCCGGGCCCGCCGGTGCGTCCGGAGCGGCGCGTCGGTGCCGGATCCCGACCGGCACCGGCAGCGCGAGATCGTCGACGCGTTCTTCGCCGCGGCCCGGGCCGGTGATCTCGACGCACTGGTCGCCGTGCTCGATCGCGACGTCGTCCTGCGTTCCGACACCGGGACGGCCCGGGCCCGGCGGACCGTCGCCGTGCACGGTCCCGAGCCGGTGGCGGCACAGGTGGTCATGGTCACCCGGCTCGTGCCGTTCGCGCGTCCCGCTCTGGTCGACGGCGCGGGCGGTGTCGTCGTCGCCGCCACGCCCGGGCGCGCGTTGCCGGTGCTGGGCTTTACCGTTGCCCGAGGCAAAATTTTCGCGATCGACGTCCTGGGTGATCCGCAGCGTGTCGAGGAACCGTCGGTGGCCACCGCCGAGTGA
- a CDS encoding LysR family transcriptional regulator produces MLDLRRLRLLRELDARGTMHGAARALGYTPSAISQQLAVLEREAGAKLFERTGRNVQLTEAGKALVRHTAVLLDGLEAAEAEVAAIAAGRPAGVVRVSAFQSAFLRIVAPAVAALAESHPDIRVEVTETEVETAVPALHLRRLDVVVGDEYSGQPRPVHADLARETLVREQVRLVLPETHPQAANDRVRMTQLADEHWAACQPGTGHHAMQVRACRDLGAFEPDLRYASDDFLILVEMVRTAGACALLPDLVLGYGVPGVAIRPLSEGELGREVFLLTRTSKTPAIEAVTAALHAAAQSSPPA; encoded by the coding sequence ATGCTGGATCTTCGCCGCCTCCGTCTTCTCCGCGAACTCGACGCGCGGGGAACGATGCACGGCGCCGCCCGCGCCCTCGGGTACACGCCGAGCGCGATCTCCCAGCAGCTCGCCGTCCTCGAACGCGAAGCGGGCGCGAAACTGTTCGAGCGCACCGGCCGCAACGTGCAGCTCACCGAGGCGGGGAAGGCCCTGGTCCGGCACACCGCCGTACTCCTCGACGGTCTTGAGGCCGCCGAAGCCGAAGTGGCCGCGATCGCCGCCGGCCGGCCGGCGGGCGTGGTCAGGGTGTCGGCGTTCCAGTCGGCGTTCCTCCGGATCGTCGCCCCCGCGGTCGCCGCCCTCGCCGAGAGCCACCCCGACATCCGGGTCGAAGTCACCGAGACCGAGGTCGAGACCGCAGTACCGGCGCTCCACCTCCGCCGGCTCGACGTGGTGGTGGGTGACGAGTACTCCGGTCAGCCCCGCCCCGTCCACGCCGACCTCGCCCGCGAGACCCTGGTCCGCGAGCAGGTCCGTCTGGTCCTCCCCGAAACGCACCCGCAGGCGGCCAACGACCGTGTCCGCATGACGCAGCTGGCCGACGAACACTGGGCCGCGTGCCAACCAGGAACCGGCCACCACGCGATGCAGGTCCGGGCCTGCCGCGATCTCGGCGCGTTCGAACCGGATCTCCGGTACGCCTCGGACGACTTCCTCATCCTCGTCGAGATGGTCCGGACCGCGGGAGCCTGCGCTCTCCTCCCCGACCTGGTCCTCGGCTACGGAGTACCGGGTGTCGCGATCAGACCCCTGAGTGAAGGCGAACTCGGCCGCGAGGTCTTCCTGCTCACCCGGACCAGCAAAACCCCTGCAATAGAAGCTGTTACGGCCGCTCTCCACGCAGCAGCGCAGAGCTCACCACCGGCATAG
- a CDS encoding DMT family transporter, with product MGPLLCLLSAVCFGAMAIFGKLAYDSGVVLGDLLLFRFAIAAALLLVIARARGVLRGLPRRSVLAGLAMGGIGYATQSGLFFGALERMDASLLALILYVYPVLVMIGAIVLGRERASVRRIAALVIASVGTALVLGGAASGGLDPLGAAMGFGAAVAYTVYILAGDRIGVGMPPLALSALVCTGAAFTYSLASTRHGGPQLGFAAEGWLWLAAIAVVSTVAAILTFFAGLARVGPSAASILSTLEPVVTVVLAAAVVGESLGVVQAVGGAVVLSAVLVIQWPTRSRSLGPRIRKRRLGRPRIAPEQTADHVLP from the coding sequence GTGGGTCCGCTTCTCTGCCTCCTCTCCGCCGTCTGTTTCGGCGCCATGGCCATCTTCGGCAAGCTCGCGTACGACTCGGGGGTCGTGCTCGGCGATCTGCTGCTGTTCCGGTTCGCGATCGCGGCCGCGCTGCTGCTCGTCATCGCCCGGGCCAGGGGAGTACTGCGGGGTCTGCCGCGTCGCTCGGTCCTGGCCGGTCTCGCGATGGGCGGGATCGGGTACGCCACGCAGTCCGGCCTCTTCTTCGGGGCGTTGGAGCGGATGGACGCGTCGCTGCTCGCCCTGATCCTCTACGTCTACCCGGTCCTGGTGATGATCGGCGCGATCGTCCTCGGCCGTGAGCGGGCCTCCGTCCGCCGGATCGCGGCTCTCGTGATCGCGTCCGTCGGCACCGCCCTGGTCCTCGGTGGCGCGGCGTCCGGAGGCCTGGATCCACTGGGTGCCGCGATGGGATTCGGTGCCGCCGTCGCGTACACGGTCTACATCCTCGCCGGGGATCGCATCGGCGTCGGTATGCCGCCGCTCGCGTTGTCCGCTCTGGTCTGTACCGGCGCCGCGTTCACCTACTCCCTCGCATCCACCCGGCACGGTGGTCCGCAGCTGGGGTTCGCCGCCGAAGGGTGGCTCTGGCTTGCCGCGATCGCCGTGGTCAGTACGGTCGCCGCGATCCTGACGTTCTTCGCCGGCCTGGCCCGCGTCGGTCCGTCGGCCGCGTCGATCCTCTCCACTCTGGAACCGGTCGTCACGGTTGTCCTCGCAGCCGCCGTCGTCGGCGAATCCCTCGGCGTCGTTCAAGCCGTCGGCGGTGCCGTGGTCCTGAGCGCGGTCCTGGTGATCCAGTGGCCGACTCGGTCGCGCTCGCTCGGTCCACGGATCAGGAAACGGCGCCTCGGCAGGCCGCGGATCGCACCCGAGCAGACGGCCGACCACGTCCTGCCCTGA
- a CDS encoding SRPBCC family protein gives MAERTANGGGLKSVLDELPVDRLKDELQEALSVAAERTTELAGDKISDLTERLVDFAANGGVGGRALAEGGKAAATGGSPVLGALKGGVIGAKDKVKDAITGGSAGSGGAGGQKAATKSTNIIEQIDVGVPVHVAYNQWTQFQDFSGFMKKVENVEQESDEKVNFKAKILWSHRTWEASIIEQTADEKIVWRSKGEKGHVDGAVTFHSLGPNLTRILVVLEYYPQGLFERVGNIWRAQGRRARLELKHYRRHVMTNVILEPDRVEGWRGEISDGEVSKTHEDAVAEEDRDDEDRDEDEYADEHDDERDEYEDEGGDEEPEDEYDEQDEDEPDEDEPDEDEDEYDDEPADEYDDEDEYDDEGEDEESEDEEPEDEYDEQDEDEQDEDEDEYDDEPVDEYEDEEDEDYDDEPDEDDEGDADEYDEDEYEDEDEEDDEPRRRAS, from the coding sequence ATGGCCGAGCGGACCGCGAACGGCGGCGGGTTGAAGTCCGTCCTGGACGAGCTGCCCGTCGACCGGTTGAAGGACGAACTGCAGGAGGCGCTGTCGGTAGCCGCCGAACGGACCACCGAGCTGGCCGGCGACAAGATCTCCGACCTGACCGAACGGCTGGTCGACTTCGCCGCGAACGGCGGCGTCGGCGGGCGGGCACTGGCCGAGGGCGGTAAGGCGGCCGCGACCGGCGGCTCGCCGGTGCTGGGTGCGTTGAAGGGTGGCGTCATCGGAGCGAAGGACAAGGTCAAGGACGCGATCACCGGCGGTTCGGCCGGATCGGGCGGCGCGGGTGGCCAGAAGGCGGCGACCAAGTCGACCAACATCATCGAGCAGATCGATGTCGGGGTGCCGGTGCACGTCGCGTACAACCAGTGGACCCAGTTCCAGGACTTCTCCGGCTTCATGAAGAAGGTCGAGAACGTCGAGCAGGAGTCCGACGAGAAGGTCAACTTCAAGGCGAAGATCCTCTGGTCGCACCGGACCTGGGAAGCCAGCATCATCGAGCAGACGGCCGACGAGAAGATCGTCTGGCGGTCGAAGGGCGAGAAGGGGCACGTCGACGGGGCCGTCACGTTCCACTCGCTCGGCCCGAATCTGACCCGGATCCTGGTCGTCCTCGAGTACTACCCGCAGGGCCTGTTCGAACGGGTCGGCAACATCTGGCGCGCGCAGGGCCGGCGTGCCCGGCTCGAGCTGAAGCACTACCGCCGGCACGTGATGACGAACGTGATCCTCGAACCCGACCGGGTCGAGGGCTGGCGCGGCGAGATCTCCGACGGCGAGGTCTCCAAGACCCATGAGGACGCCGTCGCCGAGGAGGATCGCGACGACGAGGACCGCGACGAGGACGAGTACGCGGACGAGCACGACGACGAGCGCGACGAGTACGAGGACGAGGGCGGGGACGAAGAGCCCGAGGACGAGTACGACGAGCAGGACGAAGACGAGCCGGACGAAGACGAGCCGGACGAAGACGAGGACGAGTACGACGACGAGCCGGCCGACGAGTACGACGACGAGGACGAGTACGACGACGAGGGCGAGGACGAAGAGTCCGAGGATGAAGAGCCCGAGGACGAGTACGACGAGCAGGACGAAGACGAGCAGGACGAAGACGAGGACGAGTACGACGACGAACCGGTCGACGAGTACGAGGACGAGGAAGACGAGGACTACGACGACGAGCCCGACGAGGACGACGAGGGCGACGCCGACGAGTACGACGAAGACGAGTACGAGGACGAGGACGAAGAGGACGACGAGCCGCGCCGACGCGCGAGCTGA
- the gvpJ gene encoding gas vesicle protein GvpJ: protein MTVAASDRRRGGGYLERPAPSSLADVIDSILDKGLVIDAYVRVSLVGIELLTIDARIVVASVDTYLRFAEATNRLDLYEKGGKDLPELMSDVTESGARGKTTGLLSGAKEALLGSSDDKSDKDDDEDDEPEYEERPRRRPAKKAAARRRRDEG, encoded by the coding sequence ATGACCGTTGCGGCCAGCGATCGCCGCCGGGGTGGGGGCTATCTCGAGCGGCCCGCTCCGAGCAGTCTCGCCGACGTGATCGACAGCATCCTCGACAAGGGGCTCGTGATCGACGCCTACGTGCGCGTCTCGCTCGTCGGCATCGAACTGCTCACCATCGACGCCCGGATCGTCGTCGCCAGTGTGGACACCTACTTGCGGTTCGCCGAGGCGACGAACCGGCTCGACCTGTACGAGAAGGGCGGCAAGGACCTGCCCGAGCTGATGAGCGACGTCACCGAGAGCGGCGCGCGGGGTAAGACCACGGGCCTGCTCTCCGGTGCCAAGGAAGCGCTCCTCGGCAGTTCGGACGACAAGAGCGACAAGGACGACGACGAGGACGACGAGCCGGAGTACGAGGAACGGCCACGTCGCCGGCCGGCCAAGAAGGCCGCCGCGCGCCGCCGGAGGGACGAGGGATGA
- a CDS encoding GvpL/GvpF family gas vesicle protein: MTITTDRRTGCYLYGIAAAGLDLPKTLTGLDDEAVEVIPHGEVAAITSPVSTTRPLTRRADLVAHGRVLDAAAAAGPVLPVRFGSVLEDRDQLLAEVLEPGGDEFAPMLRELAGSAQYTIRVRYDEARVLAEVVAENPEIAQLRLRTRDRPEHAAYHDRVRLGELVARALEAKQDEDADAVLAVFEPLVLDARVRDGAGLDQVIDVAYLVRDDQRPVFEQTAEQLAKELAGRARVKLVGPSAAYDFVAVEG; encoded by the coding sequence ATGACGATCACGACCGATCGACGGACCGGCTGCTACCTGTACGGGATCGCGGCCGCCGGCCTCGACCTTCCCAAGACGCTCACCGGACTCGACGACGAGGCGGTCGAGGTGATCCCGCACGGCGAGGTCGCCGCGATCACGAGTCCGGTGAGCACCACCCGGCCGTTGACCCGGCGGGCCGACCTGGTCGCGCACGGCCGGGTCCTCGACGCGGCCGCGGCGGCCGGCCCGGTCCTCCCGGTGCGGTTCGGTTCGGTACTCGAGGACCGGGACCAGTTGCTCGCCGAGGTCCTCGAGCCGGGCGGGGACGAGTTCGCCCCGATGCTGCGCGAGTTGGCGGGGTCGGCGCAGTACACGATCCGGGTGCGGTACGACGAGGCGCGGGTGCTGGCCGAGGTGGTCGCGGAGAACCCGGAGATCGCGCAACTCAGACTCCGGACCCGCGATCGGCCGGAGCACGCGGCGTACCACGATCGCGTCCGGCTGGGGGAGCTGGTCGCCCGGGCCCTGGAGGCCAAGCAGGACGAGGATGCCGACGCCGTCCTGGCCGTGTTCGAGCCGCTGGTCCTCGATGCCCGGGTGCGCGACGGGGCCGGGCTGGACCAGGTGATCGACGTCGCGTACCTCGTCCGGGACGACCAGCGGCCGGTCTTCGAGCAGACGGCCGAGCAGTTGGCCAAGGAGCTCGCCGGCCGGGCCAGGGTCAAGCTGGTCGGGCCGTCGGCGGCGTACGACTTCGTCGCGGTGGAGGGCTGA
- a CDS encoding gas vesicle protein GvpG, whose translation MGFVTNLLTLPLAPVRATAALADQIRRQAEQEFYDPARIRHQLELIGNLRASGDLTEDEATAAEDVLIARLLDAEAQREGYVANDNYP comes from the coding sequence ATGGGGTTCGTGACCAACCTGCTGACGTTGCCGTTGGCGCCGGTCCGGGCCACGGCGGCGCTCGCCGACCAGATCCGCCGGCAGGCCGAGCAGGAGTTCTACGACCCGGCCCGGATCCGGCACCAGCTGGAGCTGATCGGGAACCTCCGCGCCAGCGGGGACCTGACCGAGGACGAGGCGACGGCCGCCGAGGACGTACTGATCGCCCGGCTGCTGGACGCCGAGGCACAGCGCGAAGGATATGTTGCCAATGACAACTACCCGTAG
- a CDS encoding gas vesicle protein, whose protein sequence is MTTTRRTGQQSERRRNTAKKATARPDRSRRGTADEDRQPSRSRKPSLRSVALSAATELSELIGHQVESVVAIDRDDDGWKVQVEVVESRRVPDTTDILAIYEVETDGDGAMTGYRRLGRHVRGRTQE, encoded by the coding sequence ATGACAACTACCCGTAGAACAGGACAGCAGTCCGAGCGGCGCCGGAATACGGCGAAGAAGGCCACCGCACGACCGGACAGGTCACGGCGTGGAACGGCGGACGAGGACCGGCAGCCCTCGCGGTCCCGGAAGCCGTCGTTGCGATCGGTCGCGCTGTCCGCGGCGACCGAGTTGTCCGAGTTGATCGGGCACCAGGTCGAGAGCGTCGTGGCGATCGACCGGGACGACGACGGCTGGAAGGTCCAGGTCGAGGTGGTGGAGTCGCGCCGGGTCCCCGACACGACCGACATCCTCGCGATCTACGAGGTCGAGACCGACGGCGACGGGGCGATGACCGGGTACCGGCGACTCGGCCGGCACGTCCGCGGCCGCACCCAGGAGTGA
- the gvpJ gene encoding gas vesicle protein GvpJ, which translates to MTEPTTRPRRAPMDRYASAGPRPDNLADVLERVLDKGIIIAGDIRVNLLDIELLTVKIRLLVVSVDKAMEMGIDWWTRDPMLSTEAQQLADENRRLRERVDELEDGNG; encoded by the coding sequence ATGACCGAACCGACGACGAGACCACGGCGCGCACCGATGGACCGGTACGCCTCCGCGGGGCCACGCCCCGACAACCTCGCCGACGTGCTCGAACGCGTGCTGGACAAGGGCATCATCATCGCCGGCGACATCCGGGTGAACCTGCTCGACATCGAACTGCTGACGGTCAAGATCCGGCTGCTGGTGGTGTCGGTCGACAAGGCGATGGAGATGGGCATCGACTGGTGGACCCGCGACCCGATGCTGTCCACCGAGGCCCAGCAGCTCGCCGACGAGAACCGCCGGCTCCGGGAACGGGTCGACGAACTGGAGGACGGTAATGGTTGA
- a CDS encoding GvpL/GvpF family gas vesicle protein, with amino-acid sequence MVDTGTYLYAVARSLDGRLLDAVTGMQGHPVRTIDDGELVAVVSTVGLDEFGEDGLRRNLENLRWLEATARGHDEVVRRAAAGTSALAPFRLATICRSDQGVLERVDELRTELDEALDRIEGRSEWSIKAYQRNLIETTGEATVSGTPPSAGSLATAARGTGVSYLERRRAQLSANARANARMTSQADRLYQAISSAADASRRLPSQDRRLTGRSETMTLNGAFLVQEARTKQFLHFVADLEPRYPTLCLEIDGPWPPYSFSTLDSP; translated from the coding sequence ATGGTTGACACCGGCACCTATTTGTACGCCGTCGCGCGGTCGCTGGACGGGCGGCTGCTGGACGCGGTGACCGGGATGCAGGGGCACCCGGTCCGGACCATCGACGACGGTGAGCTGGTCGCGGTGGTGAGTACGGTCGGCCTGGACGAGTTCGGCGAGGACGGGCTGCGCCGCAATCTGGAGAACCTACGCTGGCTGGAGGCGACCGCGCGCGGGCACGACGAGGTGGTACGGCGCGCCGCGGCCGGGACGAGTGCGCTGGCGCCGTTCCGGCTGGCCACGATCTGCCGGTCGGACCAGGGCGTCCTGGAACGCGTCGACGAACTGCGCACCGAGCTCGACGAAGCGCTGGACCGGATCGAGGGCCGGAGTGAGTGGAGCATCAAGGCCTATCAACGGAACCTGATCGAGACCACCGGCGAAGCCACGGTCTCGGGCACGCCGCCGTCGGCGGGGTCCTTGGCGACCGCGGCCCGCGGTACCGGGGTCTCGTACCTCGAACGACGGCGGGCGCAGTTGTCCGCGAACGCGCGAGCCAACGCGCGGATGACCTCGCAGGCGGATCGGCTGTACCAGGCGATCTCGTCCGCCGCCGACGCGTCCCGGCGGCTGCCGTCCCAGGATCGACGCCTCACCGGGCGGTCCGAGACGATGACGCTGAACGGCGCGTTCCTCGTCCAGGAAGCCCGGACGAAGCAGTTCCTGCACTTCGTCGCCGACCTCGAACCGCGGTACCCGACGTTGTGCCTCGAGATCGACGGACCCTGGCCGCCGTACTCCTTCTCCACCCTGGACAGCCCATGA
- the gvpJ gene encoding gas vesicle protein GvpJ, whose product MTAEPVLRDAAGPIALVDLLDRLLGNGVVVSADVLISLAGIDLVEVRLGAVIQSVRAGRGLDD is encoded by the coding sequence ATGACGGCCGAGCCTGTCCTCCGGGACGCGGCCGGCCCGATCGCGTTGGTGGACCTGCTGGACCGGTTGCTCGGCAACGGCGTCGTGGTGTCGGCCGACGTGCTGATCTCGCTGGCCGGGATCGACCTGGTCGAGGTTCGCCTCGGGGCCGTGATCCAGTCCGTCCGGGCCGGGAGGGGACTCGATGACTGA